The genome window TTTGAATAAGCTCCTATTACACACTCGTGGGCAACCTTCTGTAAATCTGGTGCATCTTCTATAATGACGCCTGCATTGGATCCTAATTCTAAGCTCACTTTTTTTAGACCTGCTTTGGCAATAATTTCTTTCCCTACTTCTGGACTACCTGTAAATGTAATCATATTTACGTTGTCACTCGTTACAATGCGGTCTCCTACAAGGGAACCTCTGCCCGTAACAACATTGAGAACTCCTTTTGGTAAGCCAGCTTCTTCTAAAAGTCTTGCTATAAAGAAAGCAGATAACGGTGTTTGAGTAGCTGGCTTTAAAATAACGCTATTACCTACAGCAATCGCAGGACCTAGTTTATGTGCAACTAAATTCATTGGGAAGTTAAATGGCGTAATAGCCCCAACAACTCCTATAGGCTCTTTTTGTGTATAACCAAATCTGCCCGCGCCTGTTTTCGCAGCATCCATCGGAATGATTTCTCCAACATTTCTTTTTGCTTCCTCTGCCGAAAACTTATATGTTTCGATCGTACGATCAACCTCACCGTATGCTGTTTTCAAAGGCTTAGCTGATTCAAGAGCAATTAATGTAGCTGCCTCATCCCTTTTTTCAGTAAGCAATACTGTTAATCTCTCTAAAATTCTCGCTCGTTCATAGGTTGTCATCTCAGCAATCTCATGCTTATTTTTCACTGCACTTCGGATAGCATCATCAACCTGCTCTAAAGAAGCCTGTGGAATCTCTGCAATTTTCTCGTTTGAAAAAGGTGAATACAAATCGGCATAAACTTCAGCCTCTACCCAACATCCATCAATGTAAAGCCTTTCTTTCAAAATCCACACCCCTTTATTCCGATTATCGTAACATATTCCTATTATCGGAATTTAATCAAATTCTAAATGACATTCTTTTTTAAGTCAATACATTTATTGAATATTCTGAATAAAGTAAAAACAGGATTTCTCTCGACTCTCGTAGAAAAACTCCAGAAGTCGTAGCAGCTATTGATAACTTCTTCAAAATAAAGTGATTAAAAAATGTACAAAGAAAAAACTACGACAAAATAAAATGCCGTAGCTAAAGACAGTTCTTGTATACCAATGTAATAAAAATATGAGCAGTTTTATTTTGAGTTATACAGGTTTATTTTTACCTATCCCATTTCTGTTCCTTGTTACAAAAGAATAGAAAATTAAGTTATGTAAACAAGTCCTCTTTAACAATTAATGTGTAAGATTCACCACAATCTGTGCAGGAAAATCTTCCTTTCCGTATGTCTCTAGCCGATATCGGTAAAAAAGCCTCACACTTCGGACACTTTAATTTTGATATATTAATTAGGAGTTTTTTAGTTATTTCCTTAGACATAGAACAGGCTTGGTCACGTGCATTTAGAAAACTTTCAAGTGATTTGTAATATAATTCATCAGGAAATTCACTTATAATAGGCTTTATGTTCTCTTCTATTTCATTAATGATGTTCAAGGATTCCAAATGAATTTCATCTTCTAAGTTCCCACTTATATTTTCAAGATTTTTATATACTGCTGAATCAATAAAAATAAATGGTTGGTTTAATTTGTGAGTAATACAAAATCTATGACGTCCATCTTCGAATTGCATTTCATCATTTATCTTGATAGGATTAAAACTTCCTTGATTTGTACCATGCAGCCATGTTTTTGCTAGATAAGGACAGTACATGTAATCCCCTCGCTGTTTACGCTCAGGTGTATCCGGTAGTTCTGAATATTTTTTTTCGTTTTCATTATCAAAGAAACATTTGCCATTTCTTTTAACACTACACTCATTTTCAGAAAAATGAAAATTGTATTTTTCTATTTCTAGTTCTCCACCATGTCTAATCATGTAAATCCTCCTTAATAATATACAGCTCTTAATCTATCATGAATGGCATGTGCGGCTCAGTCCAAGATTACAAGAATGAGCCGCACAATATTTGATTGTTATGAAACGTTGATGTATCAAGGTTTTACTATAAAAGAAACAATTGAAGAAAATGATCAACTAGCATTCGAAACTTTTACAGAAATGTATAACAAGTAGTAATTAACATCTCATATTGCACAAGTACACTAATTCATCATAAGCCCACGTTTGTTTTTCTAAACATGAGCTTTTAGTTTATTCTCTTTTTTATATTTAATATACCTTTCAAGTGTAAGGAAATAATGGTTTTTTGAATTTGGAAATTCTTTTTCAATAGCTTCTTTTAGAGTGTTAGTCATTTTATCTTCTCCATTATACAACCCTCTATTGATAATACCGTTAAAACGCCCTACATAGTCCTTTGCAGAACTTTCGCTAATATTATACTCCTGCATCAAATAATTCTTAAATTCCATCTTCATCCCCCTTTGAACATATTTTTTAAAAGAATTCTACAATCTTTCATAAAACCCTTTTTGGATAACAGCTTGTGTAAAAACTTGTGTAAAACAAATTTGATTATGTGTAATATTTGTTTAAAACAAAATCAATTTTTATCTTTTTTTATCGTATTTTCAGGAAATATAAAAAGCTCATAAACCCTATCATATCAAGGTTTATGAACTTTCTAAACTTTTTAATCGTAACGTAAATAAACCTAAAGATACCGGTTGTCGGGGTCGAACCGACACTTCAAAGGACACGATTTTGAGTCAAAGTGGATTCTACTAGTTTCATTTCTATTAAATTCATTTTTGGTCTTAAAAAGTTGTAGAAAAATATCACAAAAAATAAAACGATTCCCCAATAAACACCACCAAATCAAAAAAACCCCTTGACGTAAAAGCCCTTTAATACAATACCTAAACCTCCGCTTTTCCGATAATAGCTTTTATCCGTGCTTGTTCTTCAGTCTTATCCATGTATTCAAAAAATCCAAGATGATTTCCCCAAGGGTCCGTAAATGTTCCCCATTTAGCTGAAACTTCTGGTCTTGAGTAAATTTCAAAGTTATCAATGTTAAGTTCTTTTATAAGTCTTTCTCTTTCAG of Lysinibacillus agricola contains these proteins:
- a CDS encoding aldehyde dehydrogenase family protein → MKERLYIDGCWVEAEVYADLYSPFSNEKIAEIPQASLEQVDDAIRSAVKNKHEIAEMTTYERARILERLTVLLTEKRDEAATLIALESAKPLKTAYGEVDRTIETYKFSAEEAKRNVGEIIPMDAAKTGAGRFGYTQKEPIGVVGAITPFNFPMNLVAHKLGPAIAVGNSVILKPATQTPLSAFFIARLLEEAGLPKGVLNVVTGRGSLVGDRIVTSDNVNMITFTGSPEVGKEIIAKAGLKKVSLELGSNAGVIIEDAPDLQKVAHECVIGAYSNQGQVCISLQRIYVMEHLYDEFLEHFRSEAAKLVCGDPLKANTDVSSLISAKDLTRSMNWIEEAKQQGANVLAGGIIENNVLVPTILTNVATTSKVSCQEVFAPIVTITPIESIQEGIAQVNNSKYGLQAGIFTQNIHTAFEASKKLQVGGVMINDIPTYRVDQMPYGGVKESGNTKEGIKYAMEEMTETKLIVWNQN